The following are from one region of the Phormidium sp. PBR-2020 genome:
- a CDS encoding GNAT family N-acetyltransferase, whose product MLRAETVIISFEPGAFRTPKLIQTFTHEDLPHLQQLYSKPEVMQFLGGVKSERETVAILQDYISQAETPLCPLAVFNHDGTFIGRSGLRRSRSYEVLQLHRPNGKIISRPLNRIIQVGYVIDVQFQRQGLASEVTKAVLQWGFQQLQLPEIVALIHPDNYGSVRVARDKSGMKLEGCFPWNGLPWQFFRRG is encoded by the coding sequence ATGTTAAGGGCTGAAACGGTGATTATCTCATTTGAGCCAGGTGCCTTCAGAACGCCTAAACTCATACAAACATTTACCCACGAGGATTTACCCCATTTACAGCAACTGTATAGCAAGCCGGAGGTGATGCAATTTTTGGGAGGCGTGAAATCCGAGCGGGAGACGGTCGCGATTTTGCAAGACTACATCAGTCAAGCAGAAACTCCCCTTTGTCCCCTTGCCGTCTTCAACCACGATGGCACATTCATTGGACGGTCTGGCTTACGTCGTTCCCGTAGCTATGAGGTTTTGCAACTCCATCGCCCTAACGGCAAGATCATCTCTCGTCCACTCAACCGAATCATCCAAGTGGGCTATGTGATTGATGTGCAGTTCCAACGTCAAGGATTAGCCAGTGAAGTTACAAAGGCTGTGTTGCAATGGGGATTTCAGCAGTTGCAACTCCCGGAAATCGTCGCCCTGATTCACCCGGACAACTACGGTTCTGTCCGTGTCGCACGGGACAAATCGGGGATGAAACTAGAGGGCTGTTTCCCCTGGAATGGACTCCCCTGGCAGTTCTTTCGTCGGGGCTGA
- a CDS encoding AAA-like domain-containing protein has protein sequence MNAQTFQQHLQALKAESPKTYKLLRDFLGNGGDFQKTAETQGIKEGTARKHLSNVYKKFKIEGSRQKKQRLVALFSQYQPDWVKPEQRLNRVERLTGIVPLNSPFYIERSEDETIKQAFRSCQNDERLVFCRLRSARGLGRSSLLVRLQNFLEKELHHHVGWVDLAEGTLGNLDDFPSLIKFFTRSVAREFAPALPAQHQPLADLQDHWREELAPGINCMDYLEQQIFQPIKDLDPPQPLTLIIDGIDSLLGQRAVQGPFLDWLRSWNERKMKRVSQERVVWSNVVIAYSTDPYAAYEMAGSPLDNVGLPIELGEFDQSQVQKLIQLYGLPWHNNKEQVQELMDWIGGHPELLNRSLYAMRTENRTLEDFLKSATQAGGEFNTYLQEYLKLLQEHPSLESCLINILKGQLVQDEFAIFQLDKCGLIDVDGSDHKPRPRFKLYEEYFKRALMGNIDN, from the coding sequence ATGAACGCTCAAACCTTCCAACAGCACTTACAGGCGCTAAAAGCAGAAAGCCCAAAAACTTACAAGCTTTTGAGGGATTTTTTGGGGAATGGCGGCGATTTTCAGAAAACGGCTGAAACTCAGGGCATTAAAGAGGGGACGGCTCGTAAGCACCTGTCCAATGTCTACAAAAAGTTCAAGATTGAAGGGAGTAGACAGAAGAAACAACGTCTAGTGGCACTGTTTAGCCAGTACCAACCCGATTGGGTCAAACCCGAGCAGCGCCTGAACCGGGTTGAGCGACTCACTGGCATTGTCCCCCTGAACTCCCCCTTCTATATTGAGCGAAGTGAGGATGAGACCATCAAGCAGGCATTTCGGAGTTGCCAAAACGATGAGCGTCTCGTCTTCTGCCGCCTTCGCAGCGCCCGAGGTTTGGGGAGGTCCTCCTTACTGGTTCGACTGCAAAATTTTCTGGAAAAGGAGTTACATCATCACGTTGGCTGGGTGGATTTGGCAGAAGGAACTCTGGGAAACCTGGATGACTTCCCCAGTCTCATCAAGTTCTTTACCCGTAGTGTTGCCCGAGAGTTCGCCCCCGCCTTACCCGCTCAGCATCAACCCTTGGCGGATTTACAAGACCATTGGCGAGAGGAGTTGGCTCCAGGAATTAACTGTATGGACTACCTAGAGCAACAAATCTTTCAGCCAATCAAAGACTTAGATCCTCCCCAACCCTTGACCCTCATTATTGATGGCATTGACTCTCTCTTGGGTCAGCGAGCGGTTCAAGGACCCTTTTTAGATTGGCTGCGATCTTGGAATGAACGCAAAATGAAACGGGTGAGTCAAGAGCGGGTGGTCTGGTCTAATGTAGTGATTGCCTATTCCACCGATCCCTATGCTGCCTATGAGATGGCAGGATCTCCCCTGGATAATGTGGGGCTACCCATTGAACTGGGGGAGTTTGATCAATCGCAGGTTCAGAAGTTGATCCAACTGTATGGTTTACCCTGGCATAACAATAAGGAGCAAGTGCAAGAACTGATGGACTGGATTGGCGGCCATCCTGAACTCCTCAATCGATCGCTCTATGCCATGCGGACGGAGAATCGTACCTTAGAGGATTTTCTGAAATCGGCAACCCAGGCTGGGGGTGAATTTAATACTTATCTCCAAGAGTATTTGAAACTGCTCCAAGAGCATCCCTCTCTTGAATCTTGCTTGATTAACATACTCAAGGGCCAACTCGTTCAAGATGAGTTTGCTATTTTTCAGCTTGATAAGTGTGGTCTAATTGATGTCGATGGAAGCGACCATAAACCTCGACCTCGCTTTAAATTGTATGAGGAATATTTTAAACGTGCTCTTATGGGGAATATAGATAATTAA
- a CDS encoding AAA-like domain-containing protein produces the protein MKYKELIDTYYQGVHGGTLPLEAATYVKRESDEELYTFCHSRSNVAHVLAARQMGKSSLMVRIANRLEQDGMISVQVNLQQLGLEGNGSPEQLYPSLLWEIEKSLQPRLGRSIRQELKAFLAEIPLQVAPGLQFREGLQFLLTEAVGESQTLVIFLDEIQQLIYWKLQNSFLGFLKAIAGDPIFAQVKFVVLGVARPPDILTDSQFAFNAAYPVELKGLSGDCSPLLKGLQDVSEDPQAVLQEILRWTGGKPFLTQLLCDFAAQKLRNVRIDTLPENIEHLVNAYLVQDWRKHDHQSHFQEIERWFKNGYTAVEDRKKTLKLYSDLLKGGKPEPFSHCPEDFSLIVSGLVEKRDGMLVIANRIYEQVFDSDWIETTQAYFKNLEGEFMPSAKMYNRDVYILIDQSATMDQVDPGKSRSRWQLLSENVQGDVKNLMRNRNGRKVCDTATLYLFSRDRKGRKFSIDANSNIKVNVFDENFPDANTFITKTFAACIEDWKQAPKTEANKNGAFILIYTDGMLDDRPNFEKQVRQLSEELENEEYLKIIMIGVGDDVRNNVKPFLNLDFNLSQNKNNIFVFDLADEMEDIIELLDRQLSENPAEAVPDWVQRDYPDWYQQYLEFQKNKS, from the coding sequence ATGAAGTATAAAGAACTAATAGATACTTACTATCAAGGTGTTCATGGTGGAACCCTACCGTTGGAGGCAGCCACTTATGTTAAGCGAGAGTCGGATGAGGAGTTATATACCTTTTGTCATTCTCGCTCCAATGTTGCCCATGTATTAGCAGCGCGACAGATGGGCAAATCCAGTCTCATGGTGCGCATCGCCAACCGTCTGGAGCAGGATGGCATGATTTCTGTCCAGGTCAATCTCCAGCAGTTGGGTTTAGAGGGAAATGGAAGTCCTGAGCAGCTATATCCGAGCTTGCTGTGGGAGATTGAAAAGTCCTTGCAACCCCGTCTAGGACGCTCAATTCGACAGGAACTGAAAGCGTTTCTAGCTGAAATCCCCCTGCAAGTCGCTCCCGGACTGCAATTTCGAGAGGGCTTACAGTTTTTGTTGACTGAAGCGGTGGGAGAGTCTCAAACCTTGGTGATTTTCCTGGATGAGATTCAACAACTCATCTATTGGAAGTTACAAAATAGCTTTCTTGGTTTCCTGAAGGCGATCGCCGGCGACCCGATTTTTGCGCAAGTGAAGTTTGTGGTGTTGGGGGTGGCCCGTCCCCCAGATATCCTCACCGACAGTCAATTTGCCTTCAATGCGGCTTACCCCGTGGAACTCAAGGGGTTGAGTGGGGACTGTTCTCCCTTGTTGAAGGGGTTACAGGATGTCAGTGAAGATCCTCAAGCGGTCTTGCAAGAGATTTTAAGGTGGACTGGGGGAAAACCGTTTCTGACCCAGCTTCTCTGTGATTTCGCTGCACAGAAACTCCGAAATGTCCGGATAGATACGCTTCCAGAGAACATTGAACATTTAGTCAATGCTTATCTGGTTCAGGATTGGCGAAAACATGATCACCAGTCCCACTTCCAAGAAATTGAACGCTGGTTTAAGAACGGATATACTGCTGTTGAAGATCGCAAAAAAACCCTTAAACTGTACTCAGACCTACTCAAGGGGGGAAAGCCAGAGCCATTCAGTCACTGTCCTGAAGATTTTAGCCTCATCGTCTCTGGTTTGGTTGAAAAACGGGACGGGATGTTGGTAATTGCCAACCGGATTTACGAACAGGTTTTCGATTCCGACTGGATCGAGACCACTCAAGCCTATTTTAAGAACCTGGAGGGTGAGTTCATGCCGAGTGCTAAAATGTATAACCGTGATGTTTATATCTTGATTGACCAAAGCGCCACGATGGATCAGGTCGATCCAGGAAAGTCGCGAAGTCGCTGGCAACTCCTCTCGGAAAATGTGCAAGGGGATGTCAAAAATTTGATGCGTAATCGTAATGGTCGTAAAGTCTGTGATACAGCGACGCTATATCTCTTCAGCCGCGATCGCAAAGGTAGGAAATTCTCGATTGATGCCAATTCAAATATTAAGGTAAATGTGTTTGACGAGAACTTTCCCGATGCTAATACCTTCATTACTAAAACATTTGCCGCTTGCATCGAAGACTGGAAGCAAGCACCAAAAACGGAAGCAAATAAAAATGGAGCCTTTATCTTAATTTATACAGATGGTATGTTGGATGATCGACCCAATTTTGAGAAACAAGTTCGTCAGCTCTCAGAAGAATTAGAGAATGAGGAATACCTCAAAATTATCATGATTGGTGTGGGCGACGACGTCAGAAATAATGTTAAACCCTTCTTAAATTTGGACTTCAATCTCTCCCAGAACAAGAACAACATCTTTGTGTTTGATTTGGCTGATGAGATGGAGGATATCATCGAGTTACTCGATCGCCAACTCTCAGAAAACCCAGCCGAAGCCGTTCCCGATTGGGTCCAGCGAGATTACCCAGACTGGTATCAACAGTATCTGGAGTTTCAAAAGAATAAGTCCTAA
- a CDS encoding cytochrome b6-f complex subunit PetN (cytochrome b6-f complex subunit 8; with PetL, PetG and PetM makes up the small subunit of the cytochrome b6-f complex; cytochrome b6-f mediates electron transfer between photosystem II and photosystem I), whose translation MDILSAGWAGLLATFTFSIALVVWGRRGF comes from the coding sequence ATGGATATTTTAAGCGCTGGCTGGGCGGGACTTCTCGCGACGTTTACCTTCTCGATCGCTCTGGTGGTCTGGGGTCGTCGCGGCTTCTAG
- the dndE gene encoding DNA sulfur modification protein DndE gives MEPPIERVRLSQTAKDQLTKLKRQTRIDRWNVLCRWALCRSLAEPSPPSPVKLVTDSNVEMTWRVFAGDDGDAYAIALKQRCHQDNLPTDSETLAQQFLLHLHRGIGYLAGDPRIKQIEDLLSSLTG, from the coding sequence ATCGAACCTCCTATTGAACGGGTGCGACTCTCTCAAACCGCCAAAGACCAATTGACGAAACTCAAACGTCAAACCCGCATTGATCGCTGGAATGTTCTCTGTCGTTGGGCCCTATGCCGCTCCCTGGCTGAACCGAGTCCCCCCTCCCCGGTTAAACTGGTCACCGATAGCAATGTGGAGATGACCTGGCGTGTCTTTGCTGGGGATGATGGGGATGCCTATGCGATCGCCCTCAAACAACGCTGTCATCAGGATAACCTCCCCACCGACTCCGAGACCCTGGCTCAGCAATTTCTGCTACATCTCCATCGCGGCATTGGCTATCTCGCCGGCGATCCTCGTATCAAGCAGATTGAGGATTTGCTGAGTTCCCTAACGGGTTAA
- a CDS encoding DUF1499 domain-containing protein has product MRQNLFKLAISTFLSLVFCLVITPGLVVEAAPLQELGPQKFPLASIFHFSGSRPDNLGVTSGQLAPCPESPNCVSSQSSDLDHQAAPLAIEGSPTQAIQRLQEIIKSQDNAQMITAEPDYLYAEFTSKIMGFVDDVEFWADPANDVIQVRSASRLGESDLGVNRQRIEAIRSEFAAPSS; this is encoded by the coding sequence ATGCGTCAAAACCTCTTCAAGCTAGCCATCTCTACGTTTTTGAGTCTTGTCTTTTGCCTAGTCATCACCCCCGGACTCGTGGTCGAAGCCGCTCCTCTTCAGGAATTAGGACCTCAAAAATTCCCCCTAGCGAGTATCTTCCACTTCTCCGGCTCCCGTCCCGATAACCTGGGAGTCACCTCAGGACAACTCGCCCCTTGTCCCGAGTCACCCAACTGTGTCTCCAGTCAAAGTTCAGACCTCGACCACCAAGCCGCCCCCCTAGCCATCGAAGGCAGTCCCACCCAAGCCATCCAACGCTTGCAAGAGATTATCAAGAGTCAAGACAACGCTCAGATGATCACCGCCGAACCGGATTATCTCTATGCGGAATTTACCTCGAAAATCATGGGATTTGTCGATGACGTTGAATTTTGGGCCGATCCCGCCAACGATGTGATTCAAGTTCGCTCCGCCTCCCGCCTTGGAGAGTCTGACTTAGGGGTTAACCGTCAGCGTATTGAGGCCATTCGCTCAGAATTTGCCGCCCCGTCGAGTTAA
- a CDS encoding lysophospholipase, with amino-acid sequence MNPLSLALMLGTLPLLAQVMPPSLPHLLSGEAVVSEVGTAPTPPQTAIARRVPNTTAQLYQQRLAALEAGRLYTRLPRHSFQEVWETARENPTYEQWTALLWEEAKATAAGQADNRLCVTIGDSLTQWLPPGIFVGDRLWLNQGISGDNTARIRQRIGLLEGTRPSTIFLMAGVNDLIAGRSVQEVLFNQQDIIYQLRSRYPQAQVVVQSILPTDHQAVSNEDIRAVNRELAQIARRQGAVFLDLYPHFSDEAGRMRGEFSTDGIHLSDRGYELWQTFLQQMEDQLARDPSALNRI; translated from the coding sequence ATGAATCCCCTCTCTCTTGCTTTAATGTTGGGGACCCTACCCCTTCTGGCTCAGGTGATGCCCCCCTCGCTGCCGCATCTTCTCAGTGGTGAGGCGGTGGTGTCCGAGGTGGGAACTGCCCCAACTCCCCCGCAGACGGCGATCGCCCGCCGGGTTCCCAACACGACGGCTCAACTCTATCAACAACGGTTGGCGGCCCTGGAGGCGGGACGACTCTATACTCGCTTACCCCGTCACAGTTTCCAGGAGGTTTGGGAAACGGCTCGGGAGAATCCCACCTATGAGCAATGGACGGCCCTCCTTTGGGAAGAAGCCAAGGCCACCGCAGCGGGCCAGGCGGATAATCGCCTCTGTGTCACCATTGGCGACTCTCTGACACAATGGCTACCCCCAGGAATCTTTGTGGGCGATCGCCTCTGGCTCAATCAGGGCATCAGTGGCGACAATACGGCTCGCATTCGCCAGCGGATTGGCCTGTTGGAGGGGACTCGCCCCAGTACCATTTTCTTGATGGCAGGGGTGAATGACTTGATTGCGGGCCGCTCGGTTCAGGAAGTGCTGTTTAATCAGCAAGATATTATCTATCAACTGCGATCGCGCTATCCTCAGGCCCAAGTCGTGGTGCAGTCGATTCTACCGACGGATCACCAGGCGGTGAGTAATGAGGATATCCGGGCGGTGAATCGTGAGTTGGCACAGATTGCTCGTCGTCAAGGGGCGGTGTTTCTGGATCTCTATCCCCATTTTAGTGATGAGGCGGGTCGGATGCGCGGGGAGTTTAGCACCGATGGCATTCATTTGAGCGATCGCGGCTATGAACTCTGGCAAACCTTTTTGCAGCAAATGGAAGATCAACTGGCCCGAGATCCGTCGGCGTTAAACCGCATCTAG